From the genome of Nakamurella flavida, one region includes:
- the typA gene encoding translational GTPase TypA has translation MPVRSDLRNVAIVAHVDHGKTTLVDAMLWQSGAFRIGSEKTDRVMDSNDLEREKGITILAKNTAVRRGDMVINIVDTPGHADFGGEVERALMMVDGVVLLVDASEGPLPQTRFVLRKALAARLPVVLVINKTDRPDARIDEVVDETYDLFLDLDADEEQIEFPIVYCASRAGRASKNKPGNGEMPDHENLDPLFDVLLEAIPAPEYTEGAALQAQVTNIDASPFLGRIGMCRVIEGTITKGQQVAWMKLDGTVQRTKITELLITEALDRVPVESAYAGDLIAVAGMADITIGETLADVETPVALPPITVDEPAISMTVGINTSPLAGKDGGTKLTARQVKNRLDAELIGNVSIRVLNTERPDTWEVQGRGELALAILVETMRREGFELTIGKPQVVTKIVDGKKQEPFERLTIDAPEEYLGAITQLLAVRKGRMETMSNHGSGWVRLEFHVPSRGLIGFRTAFLTDTRGTGIASTLFDGYGPWAGDLRARPTGSLVADRAGKATPFAMFALQERGAMFVPPTTEVYEGMIIGENSRSDDMDVNITKEKKLTNMRQSSGDELVHLVPSRSLSLEQALEFCADDECVEITPVSARIRKVILNAGERARSRTRGNKG, from the coding sequence GTGCCTGTGCGTTCTGATCTTCGTAACGTCGCCATCGTGGCCCACGTCGACCACGGCAAGACCACTCTGGTCGACGCCATGCTGTGGCAGTCCGGTGCGTTCCGGATCGGCAGTGAGAAGACCGATCGCGTCATGGACTCCAACGACCTGGAGCGCGAGAAGGGCATCACCATCCTCGCCAAGAACACGGCCGTGCGCCGGGGCGACATGGTGATCAACATCGTCGACACCCCCGGTCACGCCGACTTCGGTGGCGAGGTGGAGCGCGCGTTGATGATGGTCGACGGTGTCGTCCTGCTCGTCGACGCCTCCGAGGGTCCGCTGCCGCAGACCCGCTTCGTGCTCCGCAAGGCGCTGGCCGCCCGGCTGCCCGTGGTGCTGGTCATCAACAAGACCGACCGCCCCGACGCCCGCATCGACGAGGTCGTCGACGAGACCTACGACCTGTTCCTGGACCTGGACGCCGACGAGGAGCAGATCGAGTTCCCGATCGTCTACTGCGCCTCCCGCGCCGGCCGGGCCAGCAAGAACAAGCCGGGCAACGGCGAGATGCCCGACCACGAGAACCTCGACCCGCTGTTCGACGTGCTCCTGGAGGCCATCCCGGCCCCGGAGTACACCGAGGGGGCCGCGCTGCAGGCGCAGGTCACCAACATCGACGCCTCGCCCTTCCTCGGCCGCATCGGCATGTGCCGGGTCATCGAGGGCACCATCACCAAGGGCCAGCAGGTGGCCTGGATGAAGCTCGACGGCACCGTCCAGCGCACCAAGATCACCGAGCTGCTGATCACCGAGGCGCTGGACCGCGTGCCGGTCGAGTCCGCCTACGCCGGTGACCTGATCGCCGTGGCCGGGATGGCCGACATCACCATCGGCGAGACCCTGGCCGACGTCGAGACCCCGGTGGCCCTGCCGCCGATCACCGTGGACGAGCCGGCCATCTCGATGACCGTCGGCATCAACACCTCGCCGCTGGCCGGCAAGGACGGCGGCACCAAGCTGACCGCCCGCCAGGTGAAGAACCGGCTGGACGCCGAGCTCATCGGCAACGTGTCCATCCGCGTGCTCAACACCGAGCGCCCCGACACCTGGGAGGTGCAGGGCCGTGGCGAGCTGGCCCTGGCCATCCTGGTCGAGACGATGCGCCGCGAGGGCTTCGAGCTGACCATCGGCAAGCCGCAGGTCGTCACCAAGATCGTCGACGGCAAGAAGCAGGAGCCCTTCGAGCGACTGACCATCGACGCCCCCGAGGAGTACCTGGGCGCGATCACCCAGCTGCTCGCCGTGCGCAAGGGCCGCATGGAGACCATGAGCAACCACGGCTCCGGCTGGGTCCGCCTGGAGTTCCACGTCCCGTCCCGCGGCCTGATCGGCTTCCGGACCGCGTTCCTCACCGACACCCGCGGCACCGGCATCGCCAGCACCCTGTTCGACGGCTACGGCCCCTGGGCCGGCGACCTGCGCGCCCGGCCGACCGGCTCGCTCGTCGCGGATCGCGCGGGCAAGGCCACCCCGTTCGCCATGTTCGCGCTGCAGGAGCGCGGCGCGATGTTCGTGCCGCCGACCACCGAGGTGTACGAGGGCATGATCATCGGGGAGAACTCCCGCTCCGACGACATGGACGTCAACATCACCAAGGAGAAGAAGCTCACCAACATGCGGCAGTCCAGCGGTGACGAGCTCGTCCACCTGGTGCCGTCCCGCTCGCTGTCCCTGGAGCAGGCGCTCGAGTTCTGCGCCGACGACGAGTGCGTGGAGATCACCCCGGTCTCCGCCCGCATCCGCAAGGTCATCCTCAACGCCGGGGAGCGCGCCCGCTCGCGCACCCGCGGCAACAAGGGCTGA
- a CDS encoding LacI family DNA-binding transcriptional regulator, with the protein MAHPHRVRDIAVQAGLSQATVDRVLNGRGGVRASTVAQVGRAVAELDRQQTQLAVDGRTFLVDVVVDAPQRFSHAVRAALEAELPGLRPAVVRGRFTLTEAAPAAEIAAALHRVADRGSHGVVLKAPDSPEVTDAVARVQRAGIPVITLVTDLPGTARLAYVGLDNRAAGATAAYLVDRWLPADDAAVLVIRGDSAFRGEDEREMGFRATLRATARPGAEPRRLVELVHSAGGDDTLRRAVTESLARHGDIAAVYSMYAFGGNAAVLDAFDRAGRRSAVFVTHDLNADNRALLLDGRISAVLHHDLNDDLRRCCWLIMQARGALPGTPVTLTSPIQVVTPYNVPPAR; encoded by the coding sequence ATGGCACACCCCCACCGCGTCCGTGACATCGCCGTCCAGGCCGGCCTGAGTCAGGCCACCGTGGACCGGGTGTTGAACGGGCGGGGCGGCGTCCGCGCCAGCACCGTGGCCCAGGTCGGCCGGGCGGTCGCCGAGCTGGACCGCCAGCAGACCCAGCTCGCCGTGGACGGCCGCACCTTCCTGGTGGACGTCGTGGTGGACGCCCCGCAGCGCTTCTCGCACGCCGTGCGGGCCGCCCTCGAGGCGGAGCTGCCGGGCCTGCGGCCGGCGGTGGTCCGGGGCCGGTTCACGCTGACCGAGGCCGCCCCGGCCGCCGAGATCGCCGCCGCCCTGCACCGGGTGGCCGACCGCGGGTCGCACGGGGTGGTGCTGAAGGCACCGGACTCCCCCGAGGTGACCGACGCCGTCGCCCGGGTCCAGCGCGCCGGGATCCCGGTGATCACCCTGGTCACCGATCTGCCCGGGACGGCCCGGCTGGCCTACGTGGGCCTGGACAACCGGGCCGCCGGGGCCACGGCCGCCTATCTCGTCGACCGGTGGCTGCCCGCCGACGACGCGGCCGTCCTGGTCATCCGCGGCGACTCCGCCTTCCGCGGCGAGGACGAACGGGAGATGGGCTTCCGGGCGACTTTGCGGGCCACCGCGCGACCCGGCGCCGAGCCGCGTCGGCTGGTCGAGCTGGTGCACTCCGCGGGCGGCGACGACACCCTGCGCCGGGCCGTCACGGAATCCTTGGCCCGGCACGGCGACATCGCCGCCGTGTACTCGATGTACGCCTTCGGCGGGAACGCCGCGGTGCTGGACGCCTTCGACCGGGCGGGCCGCCGGTCGGCCGTGTTCGTCACCCACGACCTGAACGCCGATAACCGTGCGCTGCTGCTGGACGGCCGCATCTCCGCCGTGCTGCACCACGATCTCAACGACGACCTGCGGCGCTGCTGCTGGTTGATCATGCAGGCGCGGGGGGCGCTGCCCGGGACACCGGTGACCCTGACCTCGCCGATCCAGGTCGTCACGCCGTACAACGTGCCGCCCGCCCGGTGA
- a CDS encoding phytanoyl-CoA dioxygenase family protein: MTSLAPKPPVFLSRDDCDLREFAALLESGTDLADYPYADAVSGGVLIYSDRLLDHLDTASGRRDVQAEIARALSDGPGIVVFRNAFDPDLIDRATAAFFDLLAQEKAAGMVGGDHFAKPGANDRVWNALEKLAVADPALFAEYFSNDYVALAAGAWLGANYQMNAALNIVNPGGRAQVAHRDYHLGFMPLETALTYPAHVHRLSPALTLQGAVAHCDMPIETGPTLYLPHSHKYLPGYVAFSLPEFQEYFAEHHVQQALGKGDAVFFNPALMHGAGTNTTPDVRRMANLLQISSAFGRCLEAVDTTRMSIAVYPTLQELSAAGTPARLVDNVVTAVSEGYPYPTNLDRDQPLGSINPQSQSDLLRQALAEGWTPARTTEALLAQAARHLTH, translated from the coding sequence ATGACCTCCCTCGCTCCGAAGCCCCCCGTCTTCCTCTCCCGGGACGACTGCGACCTGAGGGAGTTCGCCGCACTCCTGGAGTCCGGCACCGACCTCGCCGACTACCCCTACGCCGACGCCGTCAGCGGGGGAGTGCTGATCTACTCCGACCGGCTGCTCGACCATCTGGACACCGCGTCCGGACGCCGGGACGTGCAGGCCGAGATCGCCCGGGCACTGTCGGACGGCCCCGGCATCGTGGTGTTCCGGAACGCGTTCGACCCGGACCTCATCGACCGCGCCACCGCCGCGTTCTTCGACCTGCTGGCGCAGGAGAAGGCCGCCGGCATGGTCGGCGGCGATCACTTCGCCAAGCCGGGGGCCAACGACCGGGTGTGGAACGCCCTGGAGAAACTGGCCGTGGCGGACCCCGCCCTGTTCGCCGAGTACTTCTCCAACGATTACGTCGCGTTGGCCGCCGGGGCCTGGCTCGGGGCGAACTACCAGATGAACGCGGCGCTGAACATCGTGAACCCGGGCGGCCGGGCCCAGGTCGCGCACCGCGACTACCACCTGGGCTTCATGCCGCTGGAGACCGCGCTGACCTACCCCGCCCACGTGCACCGGCTGTCGCCGGCCCTGACCCTGCAGGGTGCGGTGGCGCACTGCGACATGCCGATCGAGACCGGACCCACCCTCTACCTGCCGCACTCGCACAAGTACCTGCCCGGCTACGTGGCGTTCTCGCTCCCGGAGTTCCAGGAGTACTTCGCCGAGCACCACGTCCAGCAGGCGCTCGGCAAGGGTGACGCGGTGTTCTTCAACCCGGCCCTGATGCACGGGGCCGGCACGAACACCACGCCCGACGTCCGGCGGATGGCCAACCTGCTGCAGATCTCCTCGGCGTTCGGTCGGTGCCTGGAGGCGGTGGACACCACGCGCATGTCGATCGCCGTCTACCCGACCCTGCAGGAGCTGAGTGCCGCCGGCACCCCGGCCCGGTTGGTGGACAACGTCGTCACCGCCGTCAGCGAGGGGTACCCGTACCCCACCAATCTCGACCGGGACCAGCCGTTGGGTTCGATCAACCCGCAGAGCCAGTCCGATCTGCTCCGCCAGGCGCTGGCCGAGGGCTGGACACCCGCGCGTACGACGGAGGCCCTGCTGGCGCAGGCCGCCCGGCATCTCACCCACTGA
- a CDS encoding ABC transporter substrate-binding protein, with the protein MRRRGRRRDAVALAVLLLVATAACTPPNLPPPLTPTRTTSPGKSPVADGAVVVGVEGGAVTGFNPHAIADWSTASRAVTELVLPSAVVMAANGTLAPDPDVVDSVTVRPAVPVGVSQVDATGAVTTAGSPFTVTYALDRRAAWSDGTPITAEDFAYLRDQMVSQAGAEAPAGYRLITAVRSRDAGKTVDVEFAEPFAEWRTLFSPLLPSHIMKDSPGGWSAALATELPVSGNRYKMDSYNAVTGEITLVRNDKFWGAPPGPASVVLRQGGPSDLVAGLERGDLQAVLVGPGADSSAALAAAVPQERRVTVAEPASVQLVFDTTTGPAAEQDIRRAVAAALDLDRLRAVLSGQQATAYPTVTSQVRLPATGAPVAPGSARVPSDDTTVSTPGDRTTSTEPASSGSAGEPVGPPITTGNADAATALLAGAGFRRTGLYAARDGQVLRMTLAYPQQDARLTAAALEIQTRLGAAGIEIDLRPDAPSTIVEDLLPAGTVDLALLTVPRGFSDTVSAASAFGCPTQDAPVADAAVPVLPPRVGNLSGYCAPDLQETLTDALAGRVDVTEADDMLWSALPVLPVAEPTTTFAVAPELASVITTERRGWVWTGPLAGLAEWPTP; encoded by the coding sequence GTGAGGCGACGGGGGCGGCGACGGGACGCAGTCGCCCTCGCGGTCCTGCTCCTGGTGGCCACGGCCGCCTGCACCCCGCCCAACCTGCCGCCGCCGCTGACGCCCACCCGGACCACCTCGCCCGGGAAGTCCCCCGTGGCGGACGGGGCGGTCGTCGTCGGCGTGGAGGGCGGTGCCGTCACCGGGTTCAACCCGCACGCGATCGCCGACTGGTCCACCGCCTCCCGGGCGGTCACCGAGCTGGTCCTGCCGTCCGCGGTGGTGATGGCGGCCAACGGCACCCTCGCGCCCGACCCCGACGTGGTCGACTCGGTGACCGTCCGCCCGGCCGTACCCGTGGGGGTGAGCCAGGTCGACGCGACCGGCGCCGTGACCACCGCGGGCAGTCCGTTCACCGTCACCTACGCGCTGGACCGGCGCGCGGCCTGGTCGGACGGCACGCCGATCACCGCGGAGGACTTCGCCTACCTGCGCGATCAGATGGTGAGCCAGGCCGGCGCGGAGGCACCGGCGGGTTACCGGCTGATCACCGCCGTGCGGTCGCGGGACGCCGGCAAGACCGTCGACGTGGAGTTCGCCGAACCCTTCGCCGAGTGGCGGACGCTGTTCTCCCCGCTGCTGCCGAGCCACATCATGAAGGACTCACCCGGGGGATGGTCGGCGGCGTTGGCCACCGAGCTCCCCGTCTCGGGCAACCGCTACAAGATGGACAGCTACAACGCGGTGACCGGCGAGATCACGCTCGTCCGCAACGACAAGTTCTGGGGCGCACCGCCCGGGCCGGCGTCGGTGGTGCTCCGCCAGGGGGGCCCGTCCGATCTGGTGGCCGGGCTGGAACGCGGTGACCTGCAGGCCGTGCTCGTCGGGCCGGGCGCGGACAGTTCGGCTGCGCTCGCGGCCGCGGTGCCGCAGGAGCGTCGGGTGACGGTCGCCGAGCCGGCCTCGGTCCAGCTGGTGTTCGACACCACCACCGGACCGGCGGCCGAACAGGACATCCGGCGAGCGGTGGCCGCCGCGCTGGATCTCGACCGGCTGCGGGCCGTGCTCAGCGGACAGCAGGCCACCGCCTACCCGACGGTCACCTCGCAGGTCCGGCTGCCGGCGACCGGCGCCCCCGTGGCCCCCGGATCGGCGCGGGTGCCGTCCGACGACACGACCGTCTCCACTCCTGGTGACCGGACCACGAGCACGGAGCCCGCCTCCTCGGGTTCGGCGGGCGAGCCGGTGGGGCCGCCGATCACCACCGGGAACGCGGACGCGGCGACCGCGCTGCTGGCCGGGGCCGGGTTCCGGCGCACGGGGCTGTACGCGGCCCGCGACGGCCAGGTGCTGCGGATGACCCTGGCCTACCCGCAGCAGGACGCCCGGCTGACCGCCGCCGCGCTCGAGATCCAGACCCGGCTCGGGGCCGCCGGCATCGAGATCGACCTGCGCCCGGACGCCCCGTCGACCATCGTGGAGGACCTGCTGCCGGCCGGCACGGTCGATCTGGCCCTGCTCACCGTCCCGCGGGGCTTCTCCGACACCGTCTCCGCCGCCTCGGCGTTCGGCTGCCCCACGCAGGACGCCCCCGTGGCCGACGCGGCCGTCCCGGTGCTGCCGCCGCGGGTCGGGAACCTCTCCGGGTACTGCGCCCCCGACCTGCAGGAGACCCTCACCGACGCGCTGGCCGGCCGGGTCGACGTGACGGAGGCCGACGACATGCTGTGGTCCGCCCTCCCCGTGCTGCCCGTGGCCGAGCCGACCACGACCTTCGCGGTGGCGCCCGAGCTGGCCTCGGTGATCACCACGGAGCGCCGCGGCTGGGTGTGGACCGGACCGCTGGCCGGTCTGGCCGAGTGGCCCACCCCCTGA